A DNA window from Gasterosteus aculeatus chromosome 16, fGasAcu3.hap1.1, whole genome shotgun sequence contains the following coding sequences:
- the satb2 gene encoding DNA-binding protein SATB2 isoform X2, producing the protein MERGGDSPVTQDSPERRGGSPDLSGLPPPGKKGRLELNGSPTGPRPRHNGAPPRPLGGLMIPVFCVVEQSDGGMQTDACDGREEHAEFVLVRKDILFSQLVETALLALGYSHSSAAQAHGIIKVGRWNPLPVHFLTDAPEATVADMLMEVYHMVTLRIQLHSFSKLEDLPCEQWNHATVRNALKELLKEMNQSTLAKECPLSQSMISSIVNSSYYANVSTAKCQEFGRWYKKFKKIKVDYLEKMWSGRDAADIKKRDNMADFCVLGQRPPPPHLPGLSQLAHLGGGGGGPLLKAGSGDPQAPSQQPPPPPQQPPPPQQQPSPHGPHHHSPPLRTGQGPPPPPPPPGSMQPLLGPGGLLSPQLSPQLVRQQLAMAHLINQQLAVSRLLAHQHPQAINQQFLNHPPIPRGSSKAGGGEHPGNNPSAAEVSCEIYQQVRDELKRASVSQAVFARVAFNRTQGLLSEILRKEEDPRTASQSLLVNLKAMQNFLNLAESERDRIYQEERERTMNPSVGLPASNSSNPGPPRLPQKVWERGLDDQITPDTWASIWKNKTKISNSPKPPGPTSDLPLKLESLVNITSGIYDEIQQEMKRAKVSQALFAKVAANKSQGWLCELLRWKENPSPENRTLWENLCTIRRFLTLPQTDRDLSYEEESRHHHSERMHTVLHLPQEAQLFCFSRQAHHRPPPTPMKEPRLSPMREERSSSAPASEEASQSAGTGAAGGGAGGPPGAGGGSNKKPRSRTKISLEALGILQSFIQDVGLYPDQEAIHTLSAQLDLPKHTIIKFFQNQRYHVKHHGRLTELGEGAAASGGVDVSEYREEELLSGSEDPESSEDGTEEIYPSAEGNGASAPGANQHPASNSGPSSSGSNVAQEEGKDKGHGRPGGPLGPGSSSSSPREQADYQR; encoded by the exons ATGGAGCGAGGAGGGGACAGTCCCGTCACCCAGGACAGTCCTGAGCGGAGGGGAGGCAGCCCGGACCTCAGCGGCCTCCCGCCTCCGGGGAAGAAGGGCCGGCTGGAGCTCAACGGGAGCCCCACCGGGCCGCGCCCACGCCACAACGGAGCCCCGCCGAGGCCCCTGGGAG GTCTGATGATTCCGGTCTTCTGCGTGGTGGAGCAGTCGGATGGAGGCATGCAGACGGACGCATGCGACGGAAGGGAGGAGCACGCGGAGTTCGTGCTGGTCAGGAAGGATATTCTCTTCTCTCAGCTGGTGGAGACGGCCCTGCTGGCCCTCGGCTACTCCCACAGCTCGGCGGCTCAAGCTCACG GCATCATCAAGGTGGGGCGGTGGAACCCGCTGCCCGTCCACTTCCTGACGGACGCGCCGGAAGCCACGGTCGCCGACATGCTGATGGAGGTCTACCACATGGTCACGCTGCGCATCCAGCTGCACAG TTTCTCGAAGCTGGAGGATCTGCCCTGCGAACAGTGGAACCACGCGACGGTGCGCAACGCTCTCAAAGAGCTGCTGAAGGAAATGAACCAGAGCACTCTGGCCAAAGAGTGTCCTCTGTCCCAG AGTATGATTTCCTCCATAGTGAACAGTTCCTACTACGCCAACGTCTCCACCGCCAAATGCCAGGAGTTTGGTCGTTGGTACAAGAAGTTTAAGAAAATCAAAG TAGATTACCTGGAGAAGATGTGGTCCGGACGAGATGCTGCCGACATCAAAA AGAGAGACAACATGGCGGACTTCTGCGTGCTGGGCCAgagacctcctccccctcacctgcCCGGCCTTTCCCAGCTCGCTCACctgggaggcggcggcggcggccccctCCTCAAGGCGGGTTCCGGGGACCCGCAGGCGCCCTcccagcagccgccgccgccgccgcagcagccTCCCCCGCCCCAGCAACAGCCCTCGCCCCACGGCCCCCACCACCACAGCCCTCCCCTCCGCACGGGCCaggggcctcctcctccgccgccgccgcccggctCCATGCAGCCCCTGCTGGGCCCCGGCGGGCTGCTCTCCCCTCAACTCTCCCCGCAGCTGGTGCGCCAGCAGCTCGCCATGGCCCACCTCATCAACCAGCAGCTGGCCGTAAGCCGCCTGCTGGCCCATCAGCACCCACAGGCCATCAACCAGCAGTTCCTCAACCACCCGCCAATCCCTCGGGGTTCGTCCAAAGCCGGCGGCGGCGAGCATCCCGGGAACAACCCGTCGGCCGCCGAGGTCTCCTGCGAAATCTACCAGCAGGTCAGAGACGAGCTGAAGAGAGCTAGTGTCTCCCAGGCCGTGTTCGCCCGTGTGGCTTTCAACCGCACACAG GGGCTGCTGTCGGAGATCCTGCGGAAGGAGGAGGACCCTCGCACGGCCTCGCAGTCTCTGCTGGTGAATCTGAAAGCCATGCAGAACTTCCTCAACCTGGCCGAGAGCGAGAGGGACCGGATCTaccaggaggagagggagcgcaCCATGAACCCGTCAGTGGGGCTGCCCGCCTCCAACTCCTCCAACCCCGGCCCGCCGCGCCTCCCACAG aaaGTGTGGGAGAGGGGCCTGGATGACCAGATAACCCCCGATACCTGGGCCTCCATCTGGAAGAACAAGACTAAGATCTCCAACTCG cccAAGCCGCCGggcccgacctctgacctcccgcTGAAGCTGGAGTCGCTGGTCAACATCACGTCGGGCATCTACGACGAAATCCAGCAGGAGATGAAGAGAGCCAAAGTGTCTCAAGCTCTGTTCGCCAAGGTGGCGGCCAACAAGAGCCAG GGCTGGCTGTGTGAGCTGCTCCGGTGGAAGGAGAACCCGAGCCCGGAGAACCGCACCCTGTGGGAGAACTTGTGCACCATCCGGAGGTTTCTGACGCTGCCGCAGACCGACAGAGACCTCTCGTACGAGGAGGAGTCCAGACACCATCACTCGGAGAGGATGCACACCGTCCTCCACCTGCCGCAGGAGGCGCAG CTCTTCTGCTTTTCTCGCCAGGCGCACCACAGGCCGCCCCCGACCCCGATGAAGGAGCCCCGGCTGTCTCCGATGCGCGAGGAGCGGTCGTCGTCCGCCCCGGCGAGTGAGGAGGCGTCACAGAGCGCGGGCACGGGGGCCGcgggcggcggcgccggcggtcCGCCCGGCGCCGGCGGCGGGAGCAACAAGAAGCCGCGATCGCGCACTAAG ATCTCCCTGGAGGCCCTGGGCATCCTGCAGAGCTTCATCCAGGACGTCGGCCTGTACCCGGACCAGGAGGCCATCCACACCCTGTCGGCGCAGCTCGACCTGCCCAAGCACACCATCATCAAGTTCTTCCAGAACCAGCGCTACCACGTCAAGCACCACGGCCGCCTCACGGAGCTGGGCGAGGGAGCCGCCGCCAGCGGGGGCGTGGACGTCAGCGAGTACAGAGAAGAGGAGCTGCTCTCGGGCTCCGAGGACCCGGAGTCCAGCGAGGACGGAACCGAGGAGATCTACCCGTCGGCGGAGGGGAACGGCGCGAGCGCACCGGGGGCTAACCAGCACCCGGCCTCCAACTCGGGCCCGTCGTCCTCGGGGAGCAACGTCGCCCAGGAGGAAGGCAAGGACAAGGGGCACGGCCGGCCCGGCGGCCCCCTGGGGCCcggaagctcctcctccagtccCAGAGAGCAGGCCGACTACCAGAGGTAG
- the satb2 gene encoding DNA-binding protein SATB2 isoform X4, with amino-acid sequence MERGGDSPVTQDSPERRGGSPDLSGLPPPGKKGRLELNGSPTGPRPRHNGAPPRPLGGLMIPVFCVVEQSDGGMQTDACDGREEHAEFVLVRKDILFSQLVETALLALGYSHSSAAQAHGIIKVGRWNPLPVHFLTDAPEATVADMLMEVYHMVTLRIQLHSFSKLEDLPCEQWNHATVRNALKELLKEMNQSTLAKECPLSQSMISSIVNSSYYANVSTAKCQEFGRWYKKFKKIKVDYLEKMWSGRDAADIKKRDNMADFCVLGQRPPPPHLPGLSQLAHLGGGGGGPLLKAGSGDPQAPSQQPPPPPQQPPPPQQQPSPHGPHHHSPPLRTGQGPPPPPPPPGSMQPLLGPGGLLSPQLSPQLVRQQLAMAHLINQQLAVSRLLAHQHPQAINQQFLNHPPIPRGSSKAGGGEHPGNNPSAAEVSCEIYQQVRDELKRASVSQAVFARVAFNRTQGLLSEILRKEEDPRTASQSLLVNLKAMQNFLNLAESERDRIYQEERERTMNPSVGLPASNSSNPGPPRLPQKVWERGLDDQITPDTWASIWKNKTKISNSPKPPGPTSDLPLKLESLVNITSGIYDEIQQEMKRAKVSQALFAKVAANKSQGWLCELLRWKENPSPENRTLWENLCTIRRFLTLPQTDRDLSYEEESRHHHSERMHTVLHLPQEAQAHHRPPPTPMKEPRLSPMREERSSSAPASEEASQSAGTGAAGGGAGGPPGAGGGSNKKPRSRTKISLEALGILQSFIQDVGLYPDQEAIHTLSAQLDLPKHTIIKFFQNQRYHVKHHGRLTELGEGAAASGGVDVSEYREEELLSGSEDPESSEDGTEEIYPSAEGNGASAPGANQHPASNSGPSSSGSNVAQEEGKDKGHGRPGGPLGPGSSSSSPREQADYQR; translated from the exons ATGGAGCGAGGAGGGGACAGTCCCGTCACCCAGGACAGTCCTGAGCGGAGGGGAGGCAGCCCGGACCTCAGCGGCCTCCCGCCTCCGGGGAAGAAGGGCCGGCTGGAGCTCAACGGGAGCCCCACCGGGCCGCGCCCACGCCACAACGGAGCCCCGCCGAGGCCCCTGGGAG GTCTGATGATTCCGGTCTTCTGCGTGGTGGAGCAGTCGGATGGAGGCATGCAGACGGACGCATGCGACGGAAGGGAGGAGCACGCGGAGTTCGTGCTGGTCAGGAAGGATATTCTCTTCTCTCAGCTGGTGGAGACGGCCCTGCTGGCCCTCGGCTACTCCCACAGCTCGGCGGCTCAAGCTCACG GCATCATCAAGGTGGGGCGGTGGAACCCGCTGCCCGTCCACTTCCTGACGGACGCGCCGGAAGCCACGGTCGCCGACATGCTGATGGAGGTCTACCACATGGTCACGCTGCGCATCCAGCTGCACAG TTTCTCGAAGCTGGAGGATCTGCCCTGCGAACAGTGGAACCACGCGACGGTGCGCAACGCTCTCAAAGAGCTGCTGAAGGAAATGAACCAGAGCACTCTGGCCAAAGAGTGTCCTCTGTCCCAG AGTATGATTTCCTCCATAGTGAACAGTTCCTACTACGCCAACGTCTCCACCGCCAAATGCCAGGAGTTTGGTCGTTGGTACAAGAAGTTTAAGAAAATCAAAG TAGATTACCTGGAGAAGATGTGGTCCGGACGAGATGCTGCCGACATCAAAA AGAGAGACAACATGGCGGACTTCTGCGTGCTGGGCCAgagacctcctccccctcacctgcCCGGCCTTTCCCAGCTCGCTCACctgggaggcggcggcggcggccccctCCTCAAGGCGGGTTCCGGGGACCCGCAGGCGCCCTcccagcagccgccgccgccgccgcagcagccTCCCCCGCCCCAGCAACAGCCCTCGCCCCACGGCCCCCACCACCACAGCCCTCCCCTCCGCACGGGCCaggggcctcctcctccgccgccgccgcccggctCCATGCAGCCCCTGCTGGGCCCCGGCGGGCTGCTCTCCCCTCAACTCTCCCCGCAGCTGGTGCGCCAGCAGCTCGCCATGGCCCACCTCATCAACCAGCAGCTGGCCGTAAGCCGCCTGCTGGCCCATCAGCACCCACAGGCCATCAACCAGCAGTTCCTCAACCACCCGCCAATCCCTCGGGGTTCGTCCAAAGCCGGCGGCGGCGAGCATCCCGGGAACAACCCGTCGGCCGCCGAGGTCTCCTGCGAAATCTACCAGCAGGTCAGAGACGAGCTGAAGAGAGCTAGTGTCTCCCAGGCCGTGTTCGCCCGTGTGGCTTTCAACCGCACACAG GGGCTGCTGTCGGAGATCCTGCGGAAGGAGGAGGACCCTCGCACGGCCTCGCAGTCTCTGCTGGTGAATCTGAAAGCCATGCAGAACTTCCTCAACCTGGCCGAGAGCGAGAGGGACCGGATCTaccaggaggagagggagcgcaCCATGAACCCGTCAGTGGGGCTGCCCGCCTCCAACTCCTCCAACCCCGGCCCGCCGCGCCTCCCACAG aaaGTGTGGGAGAGGGGCCTGGATGACCAGATAACCCCCGATACCTGGGCCTCCATCTGGAAGAACAAGACTAAGATCTCCAACTCG cccAAGCCGCCGggcccgacctctgacctcccgcTGAAGCTGGAGTCGCTGGTCAACATCACGTCGGGCATCTACGACGAAATCCAGCAGGAGATGAAGAGAGCCAAAGTGTCTCAAGCTCTGTTCGCCAAGGTGGCGGCCAACAAGAGCCAG GGCTGGCTGTGTGAGCTGCTCCGGTGGAAGGAGAACCCGAGCCCGGAGAACCGCACCCTGTGGGAGAACTTGTGCACCATCCGGAGGTTTCTGACGCTGCCGCAGACCGACAGAGACCTCTCGTACGAGGAGGAGTCCAGACACCATCACTCGGAGAGGATGCACACCGTCCTCCACCTGCCGCAGGAGGCGCAG GCGCACCACAGGCCGCCCCCGACCCCGATGAAGGAGCCCCGGCTGTCTCCGATGCGCGAGGAGCGGTCGTCGTCCGCCCCGGCGAGTGAGGAGGCGTCACAGAGCGCGGGCACGGGGGCCGcgggcggcggcgccggcggtcCGCCCGGCGCCGGCGGCGGGAGCAACAAGAAGCCGCGATCGCGCACTAAG ATCTCCCTGGAGGCCCTGGGCATCCTGCAGAGCTTCATCCAGGACGTCGGCCTGTACCCGGACCAGGAGGCCATCCACACCCTGTCGGCGCAGCTCGACCTGCCCAAGCACACCATCATCAAGTTCTTCCAGAACCAGCGCTACCACGTCAAGCACCACGGCCGCCTCACGGAGCTGGGCGAGGGAGCCGCCGCCAGCGGGGGCGTGGACGTCAGCGAGTACAGAGAAGAGGAGCTGCTCTCGGGCTCCGAGGACCCGGAGTCCAGCGAGGACGGAACCGAGGAGATCTACCCGTCGGCGGAGGGGAACGGCGCGAGCGCACCGGGGGCTAACCAGCACCCGGCCTCCAACTCGGGCCCGTCGTCCTCGGGGAGCAACGTCGCCCAGGAGGAAGGCAAGGACAAGGGGCACGGCCGGCCCGGCGGCCCCCTGGGGCCcggaagctcctcctccagtccCAGAGAGCAGGCCGACTACCAGAGGTAG